The following coding sequences are from one Oncorhynchus kisutch isolate 150728-3 linkage group LG23, Okis_V2, whole genome shotgun sequence window:
- the LOC109868714 gene encoding growth arrest and DNA damage-inducible protein GADD45 gamma-like, translating to MEAIDKSLKEALKSAQCEDRLTVGVYESAKIMNDDPDSVSLCVLATDEEWECDIALQIHFTLIQSFCFDNDISIVRVNDMQRLSEIVGDKTGQLEDAHCCLITNPADGSWEDAALEKLHLFCEESHSLNDWVPEITLLER from the exons ATGGAAGCTATTGACAAATCTCTGAAGGAAGCTCTCAAGTCTGCCCAGTGTGAGGATCGCCTCACTGTTGGTGTCTATGAGAGTGCCAAAATAATGAATGA TGACCCAGACagcgtgtctctctgtgttctggcCACCGATGAGGAGTGGGAGTGTGACATTGCTCTCCAGATCCACTTCACCCTCATCCAGTCTTTCTGTTTTGACAACGACATCAGCATCGTCAGAGTGAACGACATGCAGCGCCTGTCCGAGATTGTTGGGGACAAGACTGGCCAGCTTGAAGATGCCCACTGCTGTCTTATCACG AACCCAGCTGATGGTTCTTGGGAGGACGCTGCTCTGGAGAAGCTGCACCTGTTCTGTGAGGAGAGCCACAGTCTGAACGACTGGGTTCCAGAGATCACCCTTCTTGAGCGCTGA
- the LOC109868689 gene encoding growth arrest and DNA damage-inducible protein GADD45 gamma-like: protein MTLEEVLIQKFAERAQCTGNALEEVLLSAKENDCLTVGVYESAKVMNVDPDSVSLCVLATDEEWECDIALQIHFTLIQSFCFDNDISIVRVNDMQRLSEIVGDKTGQLEDAHCCLITNPADGSWEDAALEKLHLFCEESHSLNDWVPEITLLER from the exons ATGACTCTTGAGGAAGTTCTGATCCAGAAGTTCGCTGAGCGTGCCCAGTGCACCGGCAATGCACTAGAGGAAGTTTTGCTCTCTGCTAAAGAAAATGACTGCCTGACGGTTGGTGTCTACGAGTCTGCTAAAGTTATGAATGT TGACCCAGACagcgtgtctctctgtgttctggcCACCGATGAGGAGTGGGAGTGTGACATTGCTCTCCAGATCCACTTCACCCTCATCCAGTCTTTCTGTTTTGACAACGACATCAGCATCGTCAGAGTGAACGACATGCAGCGCCTGTCCGAGATTGTTGGGGACAAGACTGGCCAGCTTGAAGATGCCCACTGCTGTCTTATCACG AACCCAGCTGATGGTTCTTGGGAGGACGCTGCTCTGGAGAAGCTGCACCTGTTCTGTGAGGAGAGCCACAGTCTGAACGACTGGGTTCCAGAGATCACCCTTCTTGAGCGCTGA
- the ccdc152 gene encoding coiled-coil domain-containing protein 152 isoform X1 — MKKCTVVNLDKFIDDFTHLEQKITELKGKNNILEIKLDETNRVLKFSQTKEKCLIEERDGMLGTVKGLQQTLLQQCDLRVENEKLKSTVSDLKRQSDRTVEEREAEIQRLVAEMRAVGERYQKELESLRDQCRRGVEDTHRETQSKLEAKDAELKEALERKESDMAEMRRRLRDQERERQSEILKLQMEFGAKLARVQSTTQRIQQQPQGSGFLPQNIFKRKFQFLQEEKNREVEALRQRIKELENQHTSGFSDSRLKRKKI, encoded by the exons ATGAAGAAATGTACAGTAGTAAATCTGGACAAGTTTATTGATGATTTCACTCATCTGGAACAG AAAATTACAGAGCTCAAGGGTAAAAACAACATATTGGAGATCAAGTTGGATGAGACCAACAGAGTTCTGAAATTTTCTCAGACCAAAGAGAAGTGCTTGATTGAAG AGCGAGATGGGATGTTGGGGACAGTGAAGGGACTCCAGCAGACTCTACTGCAGCAGTGTGACCTCAGAG TGGAGAATGAAAAGTTGAAAAGCACTGTGTCAGACCTGAAAAGGCAGAGTGATAGGACAGTAGAG GAGCGGGAAGCTGAGATTCAGAGGCTGGTGGCAGAGATGAGAGCTGTGGGAGAGAGATATCAGAAGGAGTTGGAATCTCTGAGAGACCAGTgcaggagaggggtggaggacactcacagagaaacacagagtaAAC TTGAGGCGAAAGATGCAGAACTGAAAGAGGCCCTGGAGAGGAAGGAGTCAGATATGGCAGAGATGAGAAGGAGATTGAgggaccaggagagagagaggcaaagtgAAATATTAAAGTTACAAATGGAG TTTGGTGCTAAGCTTGCCAGGGTGCAGAGTACCACACAGAGGATCCAGCAGCAGCCCCAGGGCTCAGGTTTTTTACCTCAGAACATCTTCAAACGG AAGTTCCAGTTCCTTcaggaggagaagaacagagaggtCGAGGCCCTGCGCCAGAGAATCAAGGAATTGGAGAACCAGCACACCAGTGGATTCAGTGACTCCCGTCTAAAGAGAAAGAAGATTTAG
- the ccdc152 gene encoding coiled-coil domain-containing protein 152 isoform X2 translates to MKVAVTTVPPLPEDFNKITELKGKNNILEIKLDETNRVLKFSQTKEKCLIEERDGMLGTVKGLQQTLLQQCDLRVENEKLKSTVSDLKRQSDRTVEEREAEIQRLVAEMRAVGERYQKELESLRDQCRRGVEDTHRETQSKLEAKDAELKEALERKESDMAEMRRRLRDQERERQSEILKLQMEFGAKLARVQSTTQRIQQQPQGSGFLPQNIFKRKFQFLQEEKNREVEALRQRIKELENQHTSGFSDSRLKRKKI, encoded by the exons ATGAAAGTGGCAGTAACAACAGTTCCCCCACTGCCTGAGGATTTCAAT AAAATTACAGAGCTCAAGGGTAAAAACAACATATTGGAGATCAAGTTGGATGAGACCAACAGAGTTCTGAAATTTTCTCAGACCAAAGAGAAGTGCTTGATTGAAG AGCGAGATGGGATGTTGGGGACAGTGAAGGGACTCCAGCAGACTCTACTGCAGCAGTGTGACCTCAGAG TGGAGAATGAAAAGTTGAAAAGCACTGTGTCAGACCTGAAAAGGCAGAGTGATAGGACAGTAGAG GAGCGGGAAGCTGAGATTCAGAGGCTGGTGGCAGAGATGAGAGCTGTGGGAGAGAGATATCAGAAGGAGTTGGAATCTCTGAGAGACCAGTgcaggagaggggtggaggacactcacagagaaacacagagtaAAC TTGAGGCGAAAGATGCAGAACTGAAAGAGGCCCTGGAGAGGAAGGAGTCAGATATGGCAGAGATGAGAAGGAGATTGAgggaccaggagagagagaggcaaagtgAAATATTAAAGTTACAAATGGAG TTTGGTGCTAAGCTTGCCAGGGTGCAGAGTACCACACAGAGGATCCAGCAGCAGCCCCAGGGCTCAGGTTTTTTACCTCAGAACATCTTCAAACGG AAGTTCCAGTTCCTTcaggaggagaagaacagagaggtCGAGGCCCTGCGCCAGAGAATCAAGGAATTGGAGAACCAGCACACCAGTGGATTCAGTGACTCCCGTCTAAAGAGAAAGAAGATTTAG
- the ghrb gene encoding growth hormone receptor b isoform X2: protein MNTFRCRWNVGVFQNLTEPRDLRIFYYINDRNISPKEWGECPHYADRTNECFFNESYTKVWMTYSVQLRSGDQDILYDEVIFTVEDIVEPDPPIALNWTLLNVGLTGSHFDIMLSWEPPHSADVSMGWMTLQYEVQYREVNSTLWRTVDLEKGMQRSLYGLRSNTDNEVRVRCKTLASRNFGEFSDSIFIHIPTKESRLPVTVLLVFAALGLAVILMLVIYSQQQKLMVILLPPIPGPKIKGIDPELFKKGKLAELTSILGGIPDLRPDLYSDDPWVEFIELDMEEPNDRLTVLDTQCLMDHCASSDCPPITIGFRDDDSGRASCCDPDLHDPEAPFHSLLPNTSHALEPSCLASTKASSPVQTPTTEDSPWAAPGREDLYTQVNEVRPTGEVLLTNEEQRNVEENSEKDEKENEKEKKKKEFQLLVVNADVGGYTSELDAGKMSARLPTGRASQPAPTEDSSLVQGQPFGEYQSLYFEAEMPPIPPASPVSPLPPVSAYTMVEGVGRQNSLLLKPGPTPAPQPVLTKLPLPTPTPEGYLTPDLLGNITP, encoded by the exons ATGAACACATTCCGCTGCAGATGGAATGTTGGAGTTTTCCAGAACCTCACAGAACCCAGAGACCTGCGGATATTCTACTACATTAATGATAGGAA CATATCTCCCAAAGAGTGGGGTGAATGTCCTCACTACGCTGACAGGACAAACGAGTGCTTCTTCAATGAAAGCTACACGAAGGTCTGGATGACCTACAGTGTCCAGCTCCGCTCTGGCGATCAGGACATTCTCTATGACGAGGTCATCTTCACTGTGGAAGACATCG TGGAACCAGACCCTCCTATAGCGCTGAACTGGACCCTGCTGAATGTGGGTCTAACCGGGAGCCACTTTGATATCATGTTGAGCTGGGAACCGCCACACTCTGCAGACGTGTCGATGGGCTGGATGACGCTGCAGTACGAGGTGCAGTATCGCGAGGTCAACTCAACACTGTGGAGGACG GTGGACCTTGAAAAGGGAATGCAGCGATCGCTATACGGGCTGCGCTCCAACACAGATAATGAGGTCAGGGTGAGGTGTAAGACGCTAGCATCCCGTAACTTTGGGGAATTCAGCGACTCCATATTCATACACATccctactaaag AGTCGAGACTTCCAGTTACTGTCCTGCTTGTCTTTGCTGCTTTGGGTTTGGCAGTCATCCTAATGCTGGTAATCTATTCCCAGCAACAGAA GTTGATGGTGATTCTCCTGCCTCCAATTCCTGGTCCCAAAATCAAAGGCATAGACCCAGAGCTTTTTAAG AAAGGTAAGTTGGCTGAGCTGACCTCCATCCTGGGCGGCATCCCTGACTTGAGGCCAGACCTGTACAGCGACGACCCCTGGGTGGAGTTCATCGAGCTGGACATGGAGGAGCCCAACGACAGGCTGACTGTGCTGGACACCCAGTGCTTGATGGACCACTGTGCCTCCTCAGACTGTCCCCCTATCACCATTGGCTTCAGGGATGATGACTCGGGCCGGGCCAGCTGCTGTGACCCTGATCTGCATGACCCAGAGGCCCCcttccactccctcctccccAACACCAGCCACGCCCTGGAGCCCTCTTGCCTGGCCAGCACTAAGGCCAGCTCCCCAGTCCAGACCCCCACCACTGAGGATTCTCCCTGGGCCGCACCTGGCAGGGAGGACCTCTACACCCAGGTGAATGAGGTGAGACCAACTGGTGAAGTGCTGCTGACAAATGAGGAGCAGAGGAATGTGGAGGAGAATTCAGAGAAGGATGAGAAGGAAaatgagaaagagaagaagaagaaagagttTCAGCTGCTGGTGGTGAATGCTGATGTGGGAGGCTATACCTCAGAGTTAGATGCTGGGAAGATGAGTGCCAGACTCCCCACTGGGAGAGCCAGCCAGCCTGCTCCAACAGAGGACAGTAGTCTTGTGCAGGGACAGCCCTTCGGAGAGTACCAGAGCCTGTACTTTGAGGCTGAAATGCCCCCCATTCCAcctgcctctcctgtctctccactGCCCCCTGTCTCTGCCTACACCATGGTGGAGGGAGTAGGCAGGCAGAACAGCCTCCTTCTGAAGCCTGGACCCACACCTGCACCCCAGCCAGTTCTAACCAAGCTTCCCCTGCCCACACCTACACCAGAGGGGTACCTGACCCCTGACCTACTGGGCAACATTACACCATAA
- the ghrb gene encoding growth hormone receptor b isoform X1 → MAISHILFICLVLILPVLSQEPPTSKQALFQIRPQITGCVSHDMNTFRCRWNVGVFQNLTEPRDLRIFYYINDRNISPKEWGECPHYADRTNECFFNESYTKVWMTYSVQLRSGDQDILYDEVIFTVEDIVEPDPPIALNWTLLNVGLTGSHFDIMLSWEPPHSADVSMGWMTLQYEVQYREVNSTLWRTVDLEKGMQRSLYGLRSNTDNEVRVRCKTLASRNFGEFSDSIFIHIPTKESRLPVTVLLVFAALGLAVILMLVIYSQQQKLMVILLPPIPGPKIKGIDPELFKKGKLAELTSILGGIPDLRPDLYSDDPWVEFIELDMEEPNDRLTVLDTQCLMDHCASSDCPPITIGFRDDDSGRASCCDPDLHDPEAPFHSLLPNTSHALEPSCLASTKASSPVQTPTTEDSPWAAPGREDLYTQVNEVRPTGEVLLTNEEQRNVEENSEKDEKENEKEKKKKEFQLLVVNADVGGYTSELDAGKMSARLPTGRASQPAPTEDSSLVQGQPFGEYQSLYFEAEMPPIPPASPVSPLPPVSAYTMVEGVGRQNSLLLKPGPTPAPQPVLTKLPLPTPTPEGYLTPDLLGNITP, encoded by the exons ATGGCAATCTCCCACATTCTCTTCATCTGCCTCGTCCTCATCCTTCCAGTTTTATCGCAGGAACCCCCCACCTCTAAACAAG ccCTCTTCCAGATCCGCCCCCAGATCACTGGCTGTGTTTCCCATGACATGAACACATTCCGCTGCAGATGGAATGTTGGAGTTTTCCAGAACCTCACAGAACCCAGAGACCTGCGGATATTCTACTACATTAATGATAGGAA CATATCTCCCAAAGAGTGGGGTGAATGTCCTCACTACGCTGACAGGACAAACGAGTGCTTCTTCAATGAAAGCTACACGAAGGTCTGGATGACCTACAGTGTCCAGCTCCGCTCTGGCGATCAGGACATTCTCTATGACGAGGTCATCTTCACTGTGGAAGACATCG TGGAACCAGACCCTCCTATAGCGCTGAACTGGACCCTGCTGAATGTGGGTCTAACCGGGAGCCACTTTGATATCATGTTGAGCTGGGAACCGCCACACTCTGCAGACGTGTCGATGGGCTGGATGACGCTGCAGTACGAGGTGCAGTATCGCGAGGTCAACTCAACACTGTGGAGGACG GTGGACCTTGAAAAGGGAATGCAGCGATCGCTATACGGGCTGCGCTCCAACACAGATAATGAGGTCAGGGTGAGGTGTAAGACGCTAGCATCCCGTAACTTTGGGGAATTCAGCGACTCCATATTCATACACATccctactaaag AGTCGAGACTTCCAGTTACTGTCCTGCTTGTCTTTGCTGCTTTGGGTTTGGCAGTCATCCTAATGCTGGTAATCTATTCCCAGCAACAGAA GTTGATGGTGATTCTCCTGCCTCCAATTCCTGGTCCCAAAATCAAAGGCATAGACCCAGAGCTTTTTAAG AAAGGTAAGTTGGCTGAGCTGACCTCCATCCTGGGCGGCATCCCTGACTTGAGGCCAGACCTGTACAGCGACGACCCCTGGGTGGAGTTCATCGAGCTGGACATGGAGGAGCCCAACGACAGGCTGACTGTGCTGGACACCCAGTGCTTGATGGACCACTGTGCCTCCTCAGACTGTCCCCCTATCACCATTGGCTTCAGGGATGATGACTCGGGCCGGGCCAGCTGCTGTGACCCTGATCTGCATGACCCAGAGGCCCCcttccactccctcctccccAACACCAGCCACGCCCTGGAGCCCTCTTGCCTGGCCAGCACTAAGGCCAGCTCCCCAGTCCAGACCCCCACCACTGAGGATTCTCCCTGGGCCGCACCTGGCAGGGAGGACCTCTACACCCAGGTGAATGAGGTGAGACCAACTGGTGAAGTGCTGCTGACAAATGAGGAGCAGAGGAATGTGGAGGAGAATTCAGAGAAGGATGAGAAGGAAaatgagaaagagaagaagaagaaagagttTCAGCTGCTGGTGGTGAATGCTGATGTGGGAGGCTATACCTCAGAGTTAGATGCTGGGAAGATGAGTGCCAGACTCCCCACTGGGAGAGCCAGCCAGCCTGCTCCAACAGAGGACAGTAGTCTTGTGCAGGGACAGCCCTTCGGAGAGTACCAGAGCCTGTACTTTGAGGCTGAAATGCCCCCCATTCCAcctgcctctcctgtctctccactGCCCCCTGTCTCTGCCTACACCATGGTGGAGGGAGTAGGCAGGCAGAACAGCCTCCTTCTGAAGCCTGGACCCACACCTGCACCCCAGCCAGTTCTAACCAAGCTTCCCCTGCCCACACCTACACCAGAGGGGTACCTGACCCCTGACCTACTGGGCAACATTACACCATAA